One genomic window of Desulfomonilia bacterium includes the following:
- a CDS encoding glycerophosphodiester phosphodiesterase gives MKRLIVYLSLSIIIIVSGCLPTPENTEIVVSDGITSNGDVLEPEIVPNATVYQIEQKDKQSFLKFILGKKLSGMQVQFYARPLGSGDDAWVMLGDGPVETDGNGKASLGGLRKWLSAFPLCAAPFDLQLRADVLFSGGRTVSDSMGLVRVLANQNSPCMNPNIDRISMANPQVVISDHDNTIHATGGLNSIPDVVNLFNLTKGNWPLIDQYVVPSIKELLDEGKDFVIVSGMPKEARALCRQQMINHFEPAASRKILIFVKDDMPYDETFKFKDAALCVIKKLYGGDKVLAMVGDTPHEDGYGAIDNRIFYIPFKVNYFLNPMKDLDTQGFGFITPDSIAWDWSQVMADIAEGDRVSNVYLRNDTGFLNIAHRGGAALMPENTLEAFRNGMAAGADGYELDLQVTKDGYVVISHDTRVDRCTNGTGSINDMTLAEVKELDAGYRFTTDGGATYPYRGKGIKIPTLDEVLDEPAIQNAVGVIEIKQLDAGVSEKLIDMIEAHGIKNRVIIESFDQKALNDVRNEIALRGDDIITSFSQAEIINFFLTPLSVMLASKYDPPARVLQVPFELTLNNLNVTVINDVFMLKARYLGLKVHAWTINDAATMRSLKNVKKVEAIMTDEPGILKAVAEE, from the coding sequence GTGAAGAGACTGATAGTATATCTGAGCCTGTCAATAATCATAATTGTCTCCGGCTGTCTGCCGACCCCTGAGAATACTGAAATAGTCGTTTCCGATGGAATTACAAGCAATGGTGATGTCCTCGAGCCGGAAATCGTTCCTAATGCCACGGTCTATCAGATCGAGCAGAAGGACAAGCAGTCGTTCCTCAAGTTCATACTGGGAAAGAAGCTCAGCGGCATGCAGGTGCAGTTCTATGCAAGGCCGCTTGGGTCGGGCGATGATGCATGGGTAATGCTCGGAGACGGGCCTGTCGAAACCGACGGCAATGGGAAGGCCTCGCTTGGCGGTCTCAGAAAGTGGCTTTCGGCTTTTCCTCTGTGCGCAGCACCCTTCGATCTTCAGCTCAGGGCGGACGTGCTTTTCTCCGGAGGCAGGACCGTTTCGGACAGCATGGGCCTTGTAAGGGTACTGGCCAATCAGAATTCTCCATGCATGAACCCGAACATCGACAGGATTTCTATGGCCAACCCTCAGGTGGTAATATCAGATCATGACAACACAATTCATGCCACAGGCGGGCTTAACAGCATTCCCGATGTGGTAAACCTTTTCAACTTAACTAAGGGAAACTGGCCGCTTATCGACCAGTATGTCGTTCCTTCCATCAAAGAGTTGCTCGATGAAGGAAAAGACTTTGTAATCGTGTCAGGCATGCCAAAGGAGGCAAGGGCCCTTTGCCGGCAGCAGATGATAAACCACTTTGAGCCTGCCGCTTCCAGAAAAATACTGATATTCGTCAAGGACGACATGCCGTATGATGAAACTTTTAAGTTCAAGGATGCAGCGCTGTGCGTCATCAAGAAACTCTATGGCGGGGACAAAGTCCTGGCAATGGTCGGAGACACTCCTCATGAGGACGGATACGGCGCTATAGACAATCGGATTTTCTATATCCCGTTCAAGGTGAATTATTTCCTGAATCCGATGAAGGACCTTGATACACAGGGATTCGGTTTCATCACCCCTGACAGCATAGCATGGGACTGGTCGCAGGTGATGGCTGATATTGCCGAAGGAGACAGGGTTTCAAATGTTTACCTTAGAAATGATACGGGTTTTTTGAATATTGCCCACAGGGGCGGGGCTGCGCTTATGCCGGAAAACACGCTTGAAGCATTCCGTAACGGCATGGCTGCCGGCGCCGACGGATATGAGCTTGATCTGCAAGTCACCAAAGACGGCTATGTCGTAATCTCTCATGACACAAGGGTTGACAGGTGTACAAACGGAACCGGGAGCATCAATGACATGACGCTGGCCGAAGTCAAGGAGCTAGATGCCGGTTACCGGTTCACGACAGATGGTGGAGCAACATATCCTTACCGGGGAAAGGGTATAAAGATCCCGACCCTCGATGAGGTGCTTGATGAGCCTGCAATTCAGAATGCAGTGGGTGTAATCGAGATAAAGCAGCTCGATGCCGGCGTTTCGGAAAAGCTGATCGATATGATTGAGGCCCATGGAATCAAGAACCGTGTAATAATAGAATCCTTTGACCAGAAGGCCCTTAATGATGTCAGGAACGAGATTGCATTGAGAGGCGATGACATAATCACATCCTTCAGCCAGGCTGAGATAATAAACTTTTTCCTTACCCCGCTTTCCGTCATGCTTGCCTCGAAATACGATCCGCCAGCAAGGGTGCTTCAGGTGCCCTTTGAATTGACTCTGAATAATCTGAATGTGACGGTAATAAACGATGTATTCATGCTCAAGGCCCGTTATCTGGGGCTCAAGGTACATGCATGGACAATAAACGATGCTGCAACAATGCGTTCACTCAAAAATGTAAAGAAAGTCGAAGCCATAATGACGGACGAGCCTGGCATATTGAAAGCCGTGGCAGAAGAATAA
- a CDS encoding CYTH domain-containing protein yields the protein MGTEIERKFLVNDISWGQPLKSLSIIQGYFPTSGFSLRVRVQEDKAFITLKKTKSKISRHEFEYEIPERDAREMIGIFCSGHIVEKTRHIVEYKGFNWEVDVFHGDNDGLIVAELELESEDEIFEKPAWLGEEVTRDTRYLNANLARFPYKTWNK from the coding sequence ATGGGAACAGAAATCGAACGAAAGTTTCTTGTAAACGATATCTCATGGGGCCAACCGCTTAAAAGCCTCTCAATCATCCAGGGTTATTTTCCTACAAGCGGGTTTTCCCTGAGAGTCCGGGTCCAGGAAGATAAGGCCTTTATCACATTAAAAAAGACCAAATCAAAAATTTCACGCCATGAATTCGAGTATGAAATCCCTGAACGTGACGCAAGAGAAATGATCGGAATATTCTGCAGCGGCCATATCGTTGAAAAGACCCGGCATATAGTTGAATACAAAGGCTTTAACTGGGAGGTGGATGTGTTCCATGGCGACAATGATGGCCTTATTGTTGCAGAACTCGAACTTGAATCCGAAGATGAAATATTCGAAAAACCCGCATGGCTGGGTGAAGAGGTAACTCGGGACACAAGATATCTGAATGCAAATCTTGCAAGGTTTCCATATAAGACATGGAATAAATGA
- a CDS encoding aspartate aminotransferase family protein — protein MNRIPEQGIERSKVLEMLRSFNSDDANYHDSKTWSLVYYLSEDHTNFLKEAYGMYFSENALNPMAFKSLKRMESEIVRMSAGLLGGDDNTVGVMTSGGTESCLLPVVTYRELAKSKRRLPFRPEMIAPRSIHVAWSKAAKYFGVKIHYVPLCADNRVDVNAVRKLINRNTIMIVCSAPSYPHGVIDPVTELGRLAIEHDLPLHVDSCVGGFLLPFIEKNGFNVDPFDFRVPGVTSISADIHKYGFSAKGASVLLYKNMNYLKHQFFVKTDWPGGVFASPAMLGTRPGGAIAAAWAAMNVFGVSGYKEIAAAIMGTTEKLKKGIEEIPGLKVLGKPAMSVFAYTSTDRAVDIFAVGDQLEAKGWLVDRLQNPDALHCMVIPRHAMIADDYLKDIREAVETVRSNPGLAVKGNAAMYGMIANVPFKGLIQNEVMKMMENLYGPECKMPSFEADPSGSKLLDRAMPIVLKILRRFKK, from the coding sequence ATGAACAGGATTCCGGAACAGGGTATCGAGCGCTCGAAAGTGCTTGAAATGCTCAGGTCATTCAATTCAGATGATGCCAACTATCATGACAGCAAGACCTGGAGTCTTGTTTATTACCTCAGCGAAGACCATACGAATTTTCTGAAAGAAGCCTATGGCATGTATTTCAGCGAAAATGCGCTCAATCCGATGGCTTTCAAGAGCCTCAAACGCATGGAGTCGGAAATTGTCAGGATGTCTGCCGGGCTTCTTGGCGGAGATGACAATACAGTGGGTGTAATGACATCCGGCGGTACGGAAAGCTGCCTTCTCCCTGTTGTAACCTACAGGGAACTTGCCAAATCGAAGAGACGTCTTCCTTTCAGGCCGGAAATGATCGCACCGAGATCGATTCATGTCGCATGGTCCAAGGCGGCAAAGTATTTTGGCGTTAAGATCCATTATGTGCCACTCTGCGCCGATAACAGGGTGGATGTAAATGCCGTCAGAAAGCTCATCAACCGGAACACCATAATGATCGTATGTTCCGCGCCTTCTTATCCGCATGGAGTGATAGACCCTGTAACGGAACTTGGCAGACTGGCAATCGAACATGACCTTCCTCTTCATGTTGATTCATGTGTCGGAGGGTTTCTGCTTCCTTTCATTGAAAAGAACGGCTTTAATGTCGATCCCTTCGACTTCAGGGTCCCAGGGGTTACATCAATATCGGCAGACATACACAAATACGGCTTCAGCGCAAAAGGGGCGTCTGTGCTGCTGTACAAGAATATGAATTACCTTAAGCACCAGTTCTTCGTAAAAACTGACTGGCCGGGAGGTGTTTTCGCATCTCCTGCCATGCTGGGAACGAGGCCTGGGGGAGCGATTGCCGCTGCCTGGGCTGCAATGAATGTCTTTGGTGTAAGCGGCTATAAGGAGATTGCCGCGGCAATTATGGGAACGACTGAAAAGCTTAAAAAAGGCATAGAGGAAATTCCCGGGCTAAAGGTGCTTGGTAAACCGGCAATGAGTGTTTTCGCCTATACGTCAACAGACAGGGCTGTGGATATATTCGCTGTCGGTGACCAGCTTGAGGCAAAGGGCTGGCTGGTTGACAGGCTTCAGAATCCCGATGCCCTTCACTGCATGGTTATACCGAGACATGCAATGATAGCGGATGACTATTTGAAAGACATCCGTGAAGCCGTGGAAACCGTTCGATCAAACCCTGGTCTTGCTGTTAAAGGCAATGCCGCCATGTACGGGATGATTGCAAATGTGCCGTTTAAAGGCCTTATTCAAAATGAGGTGATGAAAATGATGGAAAACCTCTACGGGCCGGAATGCAAGATGCCGTCGTTTGAGGCGGATCCGTCCGGATCGAAACTTCTTGATCGTGCAATGCCGATTGTTCTGAAGATATTGAGGAGATTCAAGAAGTGA
- a CDS encoding cupin domain-containing protein gives MPYVDFNDFPAGKVGKPFERELKIILSPDMNQDVEGFTFLISTLAPDGGCTDMHMHDDSGELMIFMSGKGKAWLKGEEYEIRPGTAIYAPPCVPHKTMNTGDVPLMIACVFVPSISTDYIRQNIEAAQKSGTCK, from the coding sequence ATGCCTTATGTCGATTTCAATGACTTTCCTGCAGGTAAAGTCGGCAAACCGTTTGAACGGGAACTAAAGATAATTCTGTCCCCTGATATGAATCAGGATGTTGAAGGTTTTACTTTCCTGATCTCAACGCTTGCACCCGATGGCGGATGCACGGATATGCACATGCATGATGATTCCGGCGAACTCATGATATTCATGTCCGGCAAAGGCAAGGCATGGCTGAAAGGCGAAGAGTACGAGATCAGACCCGGCACAGCCATTTATGCGCCTCCGTGCGTGCCCCATAAGACCATGAACACAGGCGATGTTCCATTGATGATTGCCTGCGTTTTCGTTCCGTCCATATCAACAGACTATATAAGACAGAATATTGAAGCCGCACAGAAATCAGGCACATGCAAATGA
- a CDS encoding acetate--CoA ligase family protein: protein MKYDFLKRISGLRQSGAKTVPEDELKKILSLYGVPVPEGRLCRTMDEAAEFSSETGFPVVLKLSSDKILHKTELKGVRLDLSSKEEVREAFNEMDTDFKKQNIEGYLGLLVEKQAPEGTELIIGLQHDNAFGPVLMMGLGGILTDLLRDVVFRTIPLTRNDILEALEHLNSWPLLSGYRGKAPLAVDKIVDAIHAIASFGTDFAGQYESIDFNPLIASPEGCILVDAKMVISDKEIPAKTSAMESPRVSHMTGFFNPASVAVIGASNTPGKIGYTILDSLINLNFKGKVYPINPNVKEVLGLKAYASLSELPEIPEMVAISVGLELIPDIITEMGKTGAHNAFIVSGGGKELGGERADIEGRISALARANDVRIIGPNCIGSFDGNNRFDSFFYPRGRLKRPGGGPVSFITQSGTWGCAFLENAADTGVSKMVSYGNRVDVDEGDLIAYLATDPDTKVIGSYLEGLGDGRKFLEGVNIARSAGKPVVVFKTGRNKVSAHAAVSHTGAYGGSYEIYKDALEQGGVILTDSFHELYAACATLALQPPARGNRVALVSNGAGPMVNAIDLFPSKNLDLTRLSRESFKAMRDKFSFFYIVENPVDVTGSATGADYEFVIETLIKDDNVDIIMPFFVFQNAPLDESIVERLAAINARKLKPIVCCSTGGAYSEKMGSAIIKTGIPVFTRVAEWVAGASALAQWARIIKKEFRREI from the coding sequence ATGAAATATGATTTTTTAAAGCGCATATCAGGGTTGAGGCAATCGGGAGCGAAAACAGTCCCCGAAGACGAGCTTAAAAAGATTCTCAGTCTCTATGGTGTGCCGGTTCCCGAAGGCAGACTGTGCAGAACCATGGATGAAGCAGCCGAATTCTCATCAGAAACGGGTTTCCCGGTTGTCCTCAAATTGTCATCTGACAAGATTCTTCATAAAACCGAACTTAAAGGTGTAAGGCTCGATCTTTCCTCTAAAGAGGAGGTCCGAGAGGCCTTCAACGAAATGGACACGGACTTTAAAAAACAGAATATAGAAGGTTATCTTGGATTGCTCGTTGAAAAACAGGCCCCGGAAGGAACCGAGCTTATCATTGGACTGCAGCATGATAACGCATTCGGTCCCGTACTCATGATGGGTCTTGGCGGCATTCTTACAGACCTTCTGAGAGATGTCGTATTCAGAACAATACCGCTCACCAGGAATGACATCCTTGAAGCGCTCGAACATTTGAATTCATGGCCGCTGTTAAGCGGCTATCGCGGTAAAGCCCCGCTTGCCGTTGATAAAATCGTGGACGCCATCCATGCAATTGCATCATTCGGAACAGATTTTGCCGGTCAATATGAATCCATCGATTTCAACCCGCTTATAGCATCACCTGAAGGATGCATACTGGTTGACGCCAAGATGGTTATTTCGGATAAGGAAATTCCTGCGAAAACGTCTGCAATGGAAAGCCCGCGCGTTTCTCACATGACCGGTTTCTTTAATCCTGCGAGTGTTGCTGTTATTGGTGCATCGAATACACCTGGCAAAATCGGCTATACGATTCTTGATTCTCTTATCAACCTCAACTTCAAAGGCAAGGTCTACCCCATCAATCCCAATGTAAAAGAGGTGCTCGGCCTTAAAGCATATGCGTCGCTATCCGAGCTTCCCGAAATACCTGAGATGGTTGCAATAAGCGTGGGTCTTGAACTTATACCAGATATCATTACCGAAATGGGAAAGACCGGCGCACATAACGCCTTCATCGTATCGGGAGGTGGCAAGGAACTTGGCGGAGAGCGTGCAGACATTGAAGGACGGATAAGTGCTCTTGCCCGTGCTAACGATGTCAGGATCATAGGACCTAACTGCATAGGCAGTTTTGACGGCAACAACAGATTCGATTCTTTCTTCTATCCCAGGGGCAGACTGAAAAGGCCGGGCGGAGGCCCTGTCAGCTTTATCACGCAAAGCGGAACCTGGGGCTGCGCATTTCTTGAAAACGCTGCCGATACCGGTGTCAGCAAGATGGTAAGCTATGGCAACCGGGTTGACGTTGACGAAGGAGACCTGATTGCCTACCTCGCGACCGATCCTGATACAAAGGTGATCGGCAGCTATCTTGAAGGACTGGGAGACGGCAGAAAATTCCTTGAAGGCGTAAATATTGCAAGAAGCGCAGGCAAACCCGTTGTTGTATTCAAGACCGGCCGGAATAAGGTATCCGCTCATGCAGCTGTCTCGCATACTGGCGCATATGGAGGCAGTTATGAAATATACAAAGACGCCCTCGAGCAGGGAGGAGTAATCCTCACAGACAGCTTCCACGAACTGTATGCGGCCTGTGCCACTTTGGCACTTCAACCGCCCGCCCGGGGAAATCGTGTTGCCCTTGTATCTAACGGTGCGGGTCCTATGGTCAATGCTATTGACCTGTTTCCATCAAAGAACCTTGACCTCACCAGATTAAGCCGTGAATCCTTCAAAGCCATGCGCGATAAATTCAGCTTTTTCTACATAGTCGAAAATCCGGTGGATGTAACTGGTTCAGCTACAGGCGCAGATTATGAGTTCGTTATAGAAACGCTCATCAAGGATGACAACGTTGATATAATAATGCCATTCTTCGTATTCCAGAATGCGCCGCTTGATGAAAGCATCGTAGAACGGCTTGCCGCAATAAACGCCAGAAAGCTCAAACCCATTGTCTGCTGCTCCACAGGCGGGGCATACTCTGAAAAGATGGGGTCAGCGATAATAAAAACTGGCATACCCGTATTCACTCGCGTTGCGGAATGGGTGGCGGGCGCCTCGGCCCTGGCGCAATGGGCGAGGATAATTAAAAAAGAATTTCGAAGGGAGATTTAA
- a CDS encoding RpiB/LacA/LacB family sugar-phosphate isomerase translates to MKIAVISEVSAVVKNPDIVASLEGRGHEIINAGMKSADDKPELTYIQTGLLAGLLLGTKKVDMVVGGCGTGLGFLNSALQYPGVMCGLLSNDLDAWLFGKINGGNCISLPLLVGYGWAGDINLKFIFDKLFSVTGFGKGYPPHREESQQQSRKLFFGVSESTHKPLAQIISDLEDDVIKPALLFPGISGLLDIDNLPSDIKDAIKRRI, encoded by the coding sequence ATGAAAATCGCAGTTATCAGCGAAGTCAGTGCAGTCGTGAAAAATCCTGATATAGTGGCTTCCCTTGAGGGACGAGGGCATGAAATCATAAATGCCGGCATGAAATCGGCGGATGACAAACCCGAACTGACATACATACAGACCGGGCTGCTTGCAGGACTACTTCTTGGAACAAAGAAGGTCGATATGGTTGTAGGCGGCTGCGGCACAGGATTGGGATTTCTTAATTCCGCTCTTCAATACCCCGGAGTAATGTGCGGTCTTCTATCCAACGACCTGGACGCATGGCTCTTCGGCAAGATAAACGGCGGCAACTGCATAAGCCTTCCGCTCCTTGTAGGCTACGGCTGGGCGGGAGATATCAATCTCAAATTCATATTCGACAAGCTCTTTTCCGTTACCGGATTCGGCAAAGGGTATCCGCCTCACAGGGAAGAATCTCAGCAGCAAAGCAGGAAATTATTTTTCGGGGTCTCGGAATCGACGCACAAACCGCTTGCGCAGATCATTTCAGACCTCGAAGATGACGTAATAAAACCTGCCCTTTTATTCCCCGGCATATCCGGCCTTCTCGACATCGACAATCTGCCGTCAGATATCAAGGACGCCATTAAAAGGAGGATCTAG
- a CDS encoding 4Fe-4S ferredoxin, which translates to MKKTRKIIDIDEAKCDGCGQCCLACAEGALKIINGKAKLVGDIYCDGLGACIGKCPRGALKIIERAADSFNEEAVKIHPDLAAENKEKTLPCGCPSSVMMEFKKEPVCDNSAPSGEPVSHLAHWPIKLQLLGPQAPFLKNSDLMLIADCAAVACPGLHEKFLKGHAVATGCPKFDDIEAHIERLAHILSEAGPKSLTVVHMEVPCCNGLLYAAIEAIERSAVKPPFKRIIIGRTGDISAEEEMAV; encoded by the coding sequence ATGAAGAAGACAAGAAAGATCATAGATATAGACGAGGCAAAGTGCGACGGCTGCGGCCAGTGCTGTCTGGCATGTGCAGAGGGTGCGCTTAAGATCATCAACGGCAAGGCTAAACTTGTTGGCGATATTTACTGTGACGGTCTTGGCGCCTGCATCGGCAAATGTCCCCGGGGTGCATTGAAGATTATCGAAAGGGCAGCGGATTCTTTTAATGAAGAGGCCGTCAAGATTCATCCTGATCTGGCTGCAGAGAATAAAGAAAAAACCCTTCCCTGCGGCTGTCCATCGTCAGTAATGATGGAATTCAAGAAAGAACCAGTCTGCGATAACAGTGCACCTTCAGGCGAGCCGGTAAGCCATCTGGCACACTGGCCTATAAAGCTTCAGTTATTGGGGCCTCAAGCGCCTTTTCTGAAGAATTCAGATCTGATGTTGATAGCCGATTGTGCAGCAGTTGCCTGCCCCGGGCTGCATGAAAAATTTTTGAAAGGACATGCCGTTGCAACAGGCTGTCCAAAGTTTGATGACATCGAAGCACACATCGAGAGACTCGCACACATACTTTCGGAAGCAGGGCCGAAAAGCCTTACAGTCGTTCATATGGAGGTGCCCTGCTGCAACGGACTTCTGTATGCCGCAATCGAGGCAATAGAACGCTCAGCTGTCAAACCGCCTTTTAAAAGAATTATTATAGGAAGAACAGGTGATATATCGGCCGAGGAGGAAATGGCTGTTTAA
- a CDS encoding aminotransferase class III-fold pyridoxal phosphate-dependent enzyme — protein MKKDSTTLDAATIRQYEKDHVLYPWAAQKDVNPIVVDKAKGCCFWDTDGKKYIDFSSMFVFSNLGHSDDRVKEAVLKQAEKLQAISVSFATEPKAKLAKLIAELTPGDITKTYFCASGSEANEGAIKIARLVTGRQKIISRFRSYHGSTYGAMGLSNDFRNWAAEPAIPGTVHCLDPYCYRCPFGATYPNCDVQCAKHVEDVIRFEGGAKRVAAFIGEPVIGSNGIIVPPDGYWQKVREICNKYDILLIDDEVMAGWGRTGKWFAIEHWGVDPDIICTAKGVTSGYIPLGTTSVNKKVAALIDEIPYIHGHTYSGHALAMAAGVATIEAYREDNLIENSAKLGDYLLEKARELMDKHPCIGDVRGKGLFVGVELVRNRKTKEPMHDPYIEGLRPPTAKVRVLAEAMKNGVYCLPGIASVLMLAPPLCVTKEQIDFAIDVFDKALLIADAEVEK, from the coding sequence ATGAAAAAAGATTCCACCACACTTGATGCTGCAACTATACGGCAATATGAGAAGGACCATGTCCTATATCCCTGGGCGGCTCAGAAGGATGTCAATCCGATTGTTGTCGATAAGGCCAAGGGCTGCTGTTTCTGGGATACTGACGGCAAGAAGTACATAGATTTCAGCTCTATGTTCGTATTCAGCAACCTGGGCCATTCGGATGACCGTGTCAAGGAAGCAGTGCTGAAGCAGGCAGAGAAGCTGCAGGCGATATCGGTATCGTTTGCTACGGAACCGAAGGCAAAACTTGCGAAACTTATAGCCGAACTGACTCCTGGTGACATAACAAAGACATACTTTTGCGCAAGCGGGTCAGAGGCCAATGAAGGTGCGATAAAGATAGCCAGACTGGTTACGGGAAGACAGAAGATTATCTCCCGCTTCAGGAGCTATCATGGTTCGACATACGGGGCCATGGGGCTCTCAAACGATTTCAGAAACTGGGCTGCCGAGCCGGCGATTCCTGGCACTGTCCACTGTCTGGACCCTTACTGCTATCGCTGCCCGTTCGGCGCAACATATCCCAACTGTGATGTCCAGTGTGCAAAGCATGTTGAAGATGTAATACGATTCGAGGGCGGCGCAAAGAGGGTCGCGGCGTTCATCGGCGAGCCGGTTATAGGTTCAAACGGAATAATCGTACCTCCGGACGGCTATTGGCAGAAGGTAAGAGAGATATGTAACAAATACGACATTCTTTTGATCGATGACGAGGTAATGGCAGGCTGGGGACGCACAGGAAAGTGGTTTGCAATCGAACACTGGGGCGTTGATCCCGATATCATCTGTACAGCCAAGGGAGTGACTTCGGGTTATATTCCCCTGGGCACGACCAGTGTAAATAAAAAGGTGGCAGCTCTTATCGATGAAATTCCATACATACACGGGCATACCTACAGCGGACATGCGCTTGCAATGGCCGCAGGCGTTGCGACCATTGAGGCATACAGGGAAGACAACCTGATTGAGAATTCTGCAAAACTGGGTGATTACCTGCTCGAAAAGGCCAGGGAACTTATGGATAAACACCCGTGCATCGGTGATGTACGCGGCAAAGGACTGTTTGTCGGAGTGGAACTTGTCAGAAACAGAAAGACAAAGGAACCCATGCATGATCCTTACATAGAAGGATTAAGGCCTCCAACGGCAAAGGTCAGGGTGCTTGCTGAAGCCATGAAGAACGGCGTTTACTGCCTGCCCGGAATTGCAAGCGTGCTTATGCTGGCTCCTCCTCTTTGTGTGACGAAAGAGCAGATAGACTTTGCAATTGACGTATTTGACAAGGCCCTCCTCATTGCAGATGCAGAAGTTGAAAAATAG